In a genomic window of Parambassis ranga chromosome 24, fParRan2.1, whole genome shotgun sequence:
- the pbk gene encoding lymphokine-activated killer T-cell-originated protein kinase homolog — MASPVSSNDEGAFKTPKNVRVRSPLSTGGTPITIPASPFMKKLGCGTGVNVYLMNRWEKQNASPWAVKKINTKCVSKQVSVYQQRLSEEAKVLKEINHPNIVGFRAFTVAKDGSKCLAMEYGGEQSLNDLIEKRKESGMKAFPAAIIEKVALHVARGLQYLHNEKKLLHGDMKSCNVVIKGDFETVKICDVGVSLWLDENMKVSAPKAEYIGTEPWNPKEALEGGEITDKADIFAYGLTLWEMMTLAMPHLEMLEDDDEEDEEDSVEESFDEDAYYERLGTRPPLDTKALGSSYKRMVELFYLCTEQDPKKRPSAAQIVQALESNNTL; from the exons ATGGCCTCCCCTGTCTCTAGCAATGATGAGGGTGCATTTAAAACTCCTAAAAATGTCCGAGTGAGGAGCCCCTTGAGTACCGGAGGTACCCCCATTACCATCCCGGCCTCCCCTTTCATGAAGAAGCTGGGTTGTGGGACCGGAGTCAACGTTTACCTCATGAACAG ATGGGAAAAGCAGAATGCATCACCCTGGGCTGTGAAGAAGATCAACACTAAATGTGTGTCCAAACAAGTGTCTGTTTACCAGCAGCGCCTCAGTGAGGAGGCAAAAGTTCTGAAGGAGATCAATCACCCAAACATTGTTG GATTCCGTGCCTTTACCGTGGCTAAAGATGGCTCAAAGTGTCTGGCCATGGAGTACGGAGGAGAGCAATCCCTCAATGACCTGAtagagaagaggaaggagagcgGCATGAAAGCATTCCCTGCTGCCATCATAGAGAAAGTGGCCCTGCATGTGGCTCGTGGCCTCCAG taccttcacaatgagaagaagctgctgcatGGTGACATGAAGTCCTGTAACGTGGTCATAAAGGGTGACTTTGAGACTGTGAAGATCTGTGATGTTGGAGTGTCCCTGTGGCTGGATGAGAACATGAAAG TGTCAGCTCCAAAAGCAGAGTACATTGGAACAGAGCCGTGGAATCCAAAGGAAGctctggagggaggagagatcACAGACAAAGCTGATATCTTCGCCTATGGACTGACACTGTGGGAGATGATGACTCTGGCCATGCCTCATCTGGAGATgctggaggatgatgatgaagaggatgaag AGGACTCAGTGGAAGAGAGCTTTGATGAGGATGCATACTATGAGCGTCTGGGAACGAGGCCACCTCTGGATACCAAGGCTCTGGGCAGCTCTTACAAGAGAATGGTGGAGCTCTTCTACCTCTGCACAGAGCAAGACCCAAAAAAGAGGCCGTCAGCTGCCCAGATTGTCCAGGCTTTGGAAAGCaacaatacactgtaa